The Zonotrichia albicollis isolate bZonAlb1 chromosome 23, bZonAlb1.hap1, whole genome shotgun sequence genome contains the following window.
ACAGTggtgggagatgctgctgctccttctgctcacAAATGCTTTTGTccttctgccctgggctggggctggtgagtACACACAGATGGGACTTAGACAGGAACATGCAAGGGCACAGATGGACTCTGAGCAGTCAATCTCAGGCAAGGCTCCTGCCTCGCCTTCTCTACTGGCTCTACTCTcctgctttcctctttcctctcatctcccagctcagcctgtgcctgAAGCCAGTGAGGCATTAGAGGCACTAGAGCTGTGCCCTTGATGGCATTGGAGTCATCCAGAGGCAGGGGTGGTCAGACCCCAGACAGTGCTGCTTGTCTTTCTCTGCATTGTGCCCCAGCAATGCTTTGGACAGCCCCAGGAAGGAGAGTTGTTGGGATCACTGGCACCTGACTTTAGAGGATGAGCCTTTCCTTTCATGCAGCCCCAAACTTGACAGGAAACAGCAGcatatttatgtatatttatatttatatttatatttatatttatatttaacatTCATATTAACATTTCTCATCTCTCCTTCAGGAAGGATCACTGGTGGAAGGGAAGCTGTGGCCCACTCCAGACCCTACatggcttttttaaaaattaaaaatgcgaCAAAGACTAGTAGGTGTGGAGGGTTCCTGATTCGCCCAGATGCAGTGCTCTCAGCAGCTCACTGTGTATATAATAAAGGGTAAGACTCCATTGTTCTTGCACATGTGATTTTTTCCAGTCTCACACAGTCCCAGAGTGCCTCAGCCCTGATCCAGGCTGAAACAGAACCCTGTGTctcttcaggcagagcaggcatCTCTGGAGCTGAGCTCTCCTCTGTGagtgcaggaattgtctgcctGGTTGGGGCTGAGTGTCCTTGGGGACAGGAATGCTCCCAGGGGTCTCCAGGGTCATGGTTCCTGCCatggctcagagctgctgctggagaagggctgcagtgtgtcccctgccctgctgccctttgtgctcagcacagggcagctgccAGCTGTGTCAGTGTGGGGTGAGGGATCCTCAGATGGGCTCGGGAAGGAACCCAGGGGAGAGAGGACAACTTgctgagagctgctctggggaggtTTCTCCAACACCACCTCCCTCCAGCCACCTGCCCTGGGGGCTGTTCCTGTCAATGCAGCTGGAATGGCTTGGTGTTTCGTGGCAGGATAGTGAAAGTCACTGTGATTCTTGGAGCCCACAACATAAGTAGGAAAGAACCGAGCCAGCAGAAGATCTCTGTTGTAAAAAGGTTCATCCATCCTGAATATTCTGGCAAAGACGGGAAAAATGACATTGTGCTGCTGAAGGTATGGCCCAACAGATCCTTCCTGCCTGAGGGCTCTCCCCCTGCTTGCCTCCCCAAACTCTCAACTTGCTCCTCATCCTTTGCTTGCTCTAACCCCATGTTCTCTCTGCCTGGCAGCTGAAGAAAAAAGCCAAGATCAATGAGTATGTGCAAAATATCTCCTTTGCCAAGGAAAATGAACATGTGAGAGCAGGAGATTTATGCACGGTGTCTGGCTGGGGCCGGACATCTCTGTACCCGCCGCCGAGTGATGTCTTGATGGAGGTGGAACTGAAGGTGCAAAAGGCAAAGATCTGTCAGCAGTTTTTCCGTAACTACCAGCCTCAGTCTATGATCTGTGTTGGTGATGAAAACCGTAAAAAATCACCTCAGAGGGTAAGTGTTGTTCTGAGATGCAAGCTTGGGAGGAGGTTTTGACTGGAAATTCAGCTTAGTTCTCAGGTGAAAGCCAAAGGACACCAGAATGAACCTCGACCTTCAGAATGATGAGCTGAGGGTCCTCACAGAAGCTCTGAAGCTGATGTGCTCCCTGAATTGGGGTGCATTTTCCTAAATATCAGCAACATTTGCTTTTTTACATACTTGGGGATGTTCTACCTGGCCTAACCAGTGCTTTGGTGTGTAAATTCCTTGTGATATCCTTGCTCAGATGGGTTAGATATTTCCCCATGTCTAAAGCAGTCAAAgttcttttggaatttttgaATCTCATAGAGCCTCCAGGCCTGAATTGTTTCACGGGTGGGCTTAGAGGAGTAGTGAGGCAGCTACAAATGCTGAGAGCTGGgtctggagggagggaggtgctGGGAAGAGGAGGTTCTTCACctggagggagggaagaggaaaCTTGCTGCTTaaggcagggagagctgagctgtggcatGTCTGACCCCTCTCACTCCTTTCATGGCACAGGGTGATTCTGGTGGCCCATTAGTCTGCAATAAGAAGGCTCATGGCATTGTTTCCCGTGGAATAAAACTTCGCTTCTTCCCTGAGTTATTCACCAGGATCTCACATTTTGAGCCCTGGATCcatgagaagctgagaagttttGCAATCCAAGATATTCCTGGCTCTCCATCCTCTAAATAAAATGCTCATTGCCCCTTCTCCACGATGCATCCAACACCTGCTGGTGCTCACAAGCTCCcaggggcagctgaagtggagTCAGAGAAGCCCCTGTGGTGCAGGCACAGGCTTTGGCACTGAGTCTCCTGGCAAGCTACAAATGCAGCTCCCAAGTACACCCAGCTTCCCATTGCTCCCTTTCTCCCACTGCCActccagctctgcttgtggccaTCAATAAAAGCATGTTCAAACTCACTTGTGTCTGCAGCCTTCTTGGGAGCTGGATGGAAACCCTGAGTGTGAGAATGAGGAGATGACACTCTGGGAGAACCTGAGCATTGGTGGGACATGCAGGACAGGTCTCACTCCTTGATTGCCTCTTCATATGGTGAAGAGACATTTCTGTCAGTTTATCAGACGGGCAAAGTTTCATGGTATTTTTATAGTTCTGACATGCTCCTTAGACATACGCATGTGGCAGTCCATGGATCCCTATTTCTGGGAGAAATATGATTGGGGCTGTGGGCTGCCCCGAATTCATCCAGCGTTTACAGCACTTTTCTCAGTTCTGAGGCAGAGAGCCCATTTGGTGACGTACCTTGCCTCATGTGGGGAGTTAATACCCCCCCACCAGAGCCAGCAGGTGAAGGATCCATCCAAGGACAGAAACTGCGGGTTGCCTCCTCCTCTACCTCGCAGGTAGGTGAGGCTTTGCCCACGGCTGAGAAgtttttttctgattctgtGGATCATGTGCATCCGGCAGCAGCAGCGTCTGTCGCTGTTTTGCCCAGGCTGCCGGGCAAGGCGATCGACAGCAGCAGTGACTCATGGCAGCCTGTCTCAGAGAGGGGCCGTGCCCCCGCTGCTCTCTGCCCGCCTGAGGATGCCCCAGCGGCCACGGAGGGAGATCCTTGGCCAGATCTGCTGTGGAATTCTCCGTGCCCCGCACTCTAGGAGGGTGCGGACCCGCTCCCACCCTCACTGAGAGAGGCGGCCGGCAGCCCCTCGCTGCACAGCATGCCCAGTCCCTGTGCATCGCAGCCGGGAATTGCATTCATGACAACAGTGCTGGTGGCGATAGTGGGGACCAACCCTGCATCGATTCTGCCACCTTCTTTGCCCCTCCCAGGGCTGAGACTGACACCCACCGCTCCATCTCCGGCAGCGCCTGCCCCGCCAGCCCCTCAGGCCTCGCtgactgctgctctgcctgcccggCCGCTTCCACCGCCTCCGGAGCcgcctgcaggccctgcccgcGGCCCTGCCGCCCCTCACAGATTCTGGTGTCTTGCTAAGCAATGCTTCAGCCGTGTGACAAATtgtgcctgcactgctgctcccacaAGCAGGAGAAGATGTGGCCACCGCCTCCATGTGTGCAGTGGCCGCTCTCTCTGCATCAAGCCTGGCAGGGGAAGCAGCCCCACCACCCCCGGCGGTCCCACCGCCTTCAGGGACTCTGTCTTCTATGTCAGTGTCTGCGTCGGACCCTGCGACCAGCCTGTCCCTCAGTGGAGGCAGCACAGCTCGACAGCTGATTGCTGAAAACTTTCAAACTCAGTGTTGCTCTGGGACACAGCGCTTTTTGTGGACCGATTTGTGTTTGGTCGGGGGCTTCTCGCTGGGGTTTGGAATGCCTGACTCCCTCCATGAACAACAGGGTTGTGAAGGAGGTGGCTCCATGAGGCGCTGCCTCTGGCCCCAAGCCCAGACGGGATGGCGGCGGTGCTGAGGGGCAGAAAGCAGGAACACTGCTGTTTGCACCACAGGGGTGAGAGAAACAGCGGAAAGAGAGCGTTGTTCTGAGGAAAGAGGACCCCCAGATCAGGGATGGAGATCCCCGGGAAAACTTCTTCCCAGCCGCCGGCGTGCACCACTGGTTCTGTGGGGAGGAGGTGTTCGGTCACTGCTGCCAAGGCACTGGCAGCATGGTGGGGACGGGCTGTGAGAACAGAGATCCCACCCTGCAGACCAGGTCTGGGCTGTTTGGGTCGTTTCTCTGGGCTGGGGCGACCACAACCATCcgctgctgggtttgggggctTCGATCCCCCTAACCAAACCTGGGCCACCGTTCTGTGGGCCAGGTCTGGGCTGCCTGGTCCATCCAACAGGACTGGGGCCCCCGCAGGGTCGTAAAACCCCCTGCTGGTGCTGATGattctacattaaaaaaaaaaaaattaaataaaacaaaaaaggtgAAAAGAGCTATCAGCTCAAAGTATTCAAAGCCATGAGGCAGCCTCACCCCAAGTGGTTCAATTAAGGGCTGTGGCCACGGCATTCCAGAAATTTTCTCAATAGTGGTTGATAATTAGCAATGGATTTTTGTCAATGGATTTTTAATAATTGTTGATTTTCTTTAGCTGTTCTTTGTTTCAGGATTCTGCAGGTCTGTTTCATGATCAAAAGGACCTTTCAGGGATGTCaaagagcaacatctccagtcAATGGACTTTCTCCTGAAACTCAGCTGTTTGGAGTTAAAACAATGAACAATTCTTTTCATTGTCTTTTGCATTTTCTGTATTGTAAGCCTAGTTTTAGTGATATGATAGAAGTTGATACTACAGGTGAAGAATCTCCTTGATCATTCCATATCAGCAATTGATTGAGGTTTTGATTGCCAATGGATAAACCCCTTGAGACATGTTTGTTCTCTCTTCTGCAAGGGCCCAGCAGAAGAACTACAAACAGAGTCTCTTTTTAGTTTAATTACACAAAAAGGGTGaaatgtcactgtcatattttctggaaaaatccctttgccaggatttcttctcctgggaagctgagaagcctcagagaaaaagaaagcactATTATCTTATTtgattctcctgtgttttgctgttttggaatgtggttggagattgtttatccaacatgtgagttgttttgacttAGTGACCAATAACAGTCaggctgtgtcagactctgaaaAGAGAGTCATGAGTCTTTAATTAATaccttgttaagccttctgcaAGTAtcctttctttattctttagtAAAGTTTAAGTACAGCATTCTTTAATTTAATAtagtaatataaaataaaaaatgagccttctaagaacatggagtcagattcatcctTTCCTCCCCACGACGGGGGACCCTGAAAATACCacactgcccctgcccagggcacctgCTGGTCTGGACTGGGCGCACAGAATTACTCCCAGCTGCACCTCAGACTTCCTCATCACCATGGACTTGTCAGATTCCCCagaacagcagggctgaggtCAAGAGGGTCCCACTGGCCTTGTCCCTTAGTGACCCTGATTGGTGATTTCTGATTTCCCAAGGACATCTCTGATGGCAGTCAGCCCCTCTGATGAAAAACAAGAACTTTGGCTGTCCCTGGCCAGCTCATCCCATTACTATCAGAGAATTCGGgggaaacaaaaaacaaaaagaaaatgaaatcctGGTGGATGAACCCTGCATGCAGGATCCCAGGGGCTCTCTCCAAAGGTCTTTGATGGTAGATGCACTCAAGAGACacctctttcctcttcctgtgAGCTCTGTGGGTGCTGTGAACCAGCCCAGATCTCTCCATCGTTTTGAGAAGATCGTGACAAAAGAGCAGAGAAGGTGTCATGAGCCCCTCACCCCCTCACAGTTTGGGGGGTGTGAGAACAAAAGCAGTAAATGACACAGCTACAGGCAGGCTGAGGTTTCCTGTGTCAGCTCCACATGACATATATAGAGGTTCTGTACTGGCCATTCTGAACCTCTCCCCTGCCTGGCCACAGCCACTGCTTTGGCTCTTCAGGACAGTggtgggagatgctgctgctccttctgctcacAAATGCTTTTGTccttctgccctgggctggggctggtgagtACACACAGATGGGACTTAGACAGGAACATGCAAGGGCACAGATGGACTCTGAGCAGTCAATCTCAGGCAAGGCTCCTGCCTCACCTTCTCTCCTGGCTCTACTCTCCTgctttcctctctcctctcatctcccagctcagcctgtgcctgAAGCCAGTGAGGCATTAGAGGCACTAGAGCTGTGCCCTTGATGGCATTGGAGTCATCCAGAGCCAGGGGTGGTCAGACCCCAGACAGTGCTGCTTGTCTTTCTCTGCATTGTGCCCCAGCAATGCTTTGGACAGCCCCAGGAAGGAGAGTTGTTGGGATCACTGGCACCTGGCTTTAGAGGATGAGCCTTTCCTTTCATGCAGTCCCAAACTTGAGAGGAAACAGCAACATATTAACATTTATATTAACATTCATATTAACATATCCCATTTCTCTTCCAGGAAGGATCATTGGTGGACGAGAAGCTAAGCCTCACTCCAGACCCTACATGGCTTATTTAGAAATTCAAAGTGGCATACAATTTTATACCTGTGGAGGGATCCTGATTCGCCCAGATGCAGTGCTCTCAGCAGCTCACTGTGTTTATAATAAAGGGTAAGACTCCATTGTTCTTGCACAGGTGATTTTTTCCAGTCTCACACAGTCCCAGAGTGCCTCAGCCCTGATCCAGGCTGAAACAGAACCCTGTGTctcttcaggcagagcaggcatCTCTGGAGCTGAGCTCTCCTCTGTGagtgcaggaattgtctgcctGGTTGGGGCTGAGTGTCCTTGGGGACAGGAATGCTCCCAGGGGTCTCCAGGGTCATGGTTCCTGCCATGGCttagagctgctgctggagaagggctgcagtgtgtcccctgccctgctgccctttgtgctcagcacagggcagctgccAGCTGTGTCAGTGTGGGGTGAGGGATCCTCAGCTGGGCTCGGGAAGGAACCCAGGGGAGAGAGGACAACTTgctgagagctgctctggggaggtTTCTCCAACACCACCTCCCTCCATCCACCTGCCCTGGGGGCTGTTCCTGTCAATGCAGCTGGAATGTCTTGGTGTTTCCTGGCAGGAGACCGAGGGTCACTGTGACTCTGGGAGCCCACAATGTAAACAGACGAGAACGGAGCCAGCAAAAGATCCGTGTGGGACAATGGGTCATCCATCCTAAATATTCCCATAAAGACTTGAAAAATGACATTGTGCTGCTGAAGGTATGGCCCAACAGTTCCTTCCTACATGAGGGCTCTCCCCTGGCTCACCTCCCCAAATTCTGTACTTGCTCCTCATCCTTTGCTGGCTCTAACCCCGTGTTCTCTCTGCCTGACAGCTGAAGCCAAGGGCCAGGATCAATGAGAATGTGCAGTTTATCTCCATTCCTAGGAGAAATGAACTTGTGAGAGAAGGAGCTTTATGCACAGTGTCTGGCTGGGGCATGACATCTCCGGACGG
Protein-coding sequences here:
- the LOC141731550 gene encoding cathepsin G-like yields the protein MLLLLLLTNAFVLLPWAGAGRITGGREAVAHSRPYMAFLKIKNATKTSRCGGFLIRPDAVLSAAHCVYNKGIVKVTVILGAHNISRKEPSQQKISVVKRFIHPEYSGKDGKNDIVLLKLKKKAKINEYVQNISFAKENEHVRAGDLCTVSGWGRTSLYPPPSDVLMEVELKVQKAKICQQFFRNYQPQSMICVGDENRKKSPQRGDSGGPLVCNKKAHGIVSRGIKLRFFPELFTRISHFEPWIHEKLRSFAIQDIPGSPSSK